The genomic segment GCGTTGCGGCCTGCGGCTTTGCCGGGAGGGAACTTACGACCCCTGGTTACCCAGACGCCGCTCCCGCCAGCTACCGAGGTGAACGGATAACTCCTCGGACGGGACTTGAACCCGCCAGATAAATGGCCGTTACTGCATACGGTCGTGTCCCACTTTCTTGCTTTTTGAGTGGTTTTCCCAATTAATTTGTTGGCCTCATTCTTGCTCCTTCATCATCATTTAGAAAATGGAGGTGCAAGGATGGCAAGATCTCTGCGTATTGAATTTGAAGGTGCCCTTTACCATATCATAAACAGGGGCGTTGGCAGGATGACGATCTTTCACAGCGAAAAGGATTGGATGAAGTTTCTCGTCTTCCAGGAGCGTGTCATCAAACAGTTCAACTGGACATGTCACGCCTATTGCCTGATGGGAAATCATTATCTCTTGATCGAAACTCCTGATCCAAACCTGTCAAGGGGAATGAAGATCCTCAACCAGCTGTACAGTCAGTTCTATAACTGGAAGTATCAGCGCACAGGAACCGTTTTCCAGGATCGTTACAAAGCATGGCTGGTGGAAAAAGAGGAAAAGTTTCTCGATAACTCCCGGTACATCGTCAATAACCCTGTGGAAGCAAAGATAGTCCAGCATCCTTCAGATGGGCCATACAGCAGTTTCAGAGCGACTCGCGGTCTGGAGAAACCTCCTGCGTACCTGGAAACTGATTTTCTCTTGGGGCATTTCAGTTCTTCACGTAAAAAAGCTCATAATATGTACGAAGAGTTTGTCCTGGCAGGGATAGGGATGGAATCTCCTCTTAAAGAAGCAAAAAATCAGATCTTCATCGGATCCGATTCGTTCATAAGGGAAACCATGTTGAAAGTAAGGGACCCTGACACTTTACAAAGTCTTCCCAGAGGACAAAAGATGGCCGGAAGGCCTGCACTCAATGAATTGTTCAATGATAAGGTTATGGGATCAAGGAAGAAAAGAAACAACAGGATCAAGGCGGCATTTGAGGAATACCAGTATCCTTTAAAGGAAATCGGTGAACATCTGAAATTAAACCCTAACTACCTGTCCCGCCTCCTCGGGGATATGAGAAAAAAGTAAGAAAGTGGGACACGACCCCAAGGTTTGCCCCCAAGGTTTGCCTCGCCGCGGCAGGCGGGTTGGGAGTTAAGGATTTCAACTGCATGCTCATAGGATCAGATACTCCTCGTGATCCACGAAATAGATCCCCGTTTCCTTAACTCTCCCTATCCCGAAACTCTCCCACGCTTCCTTATACGCTTCCAGCTGGGGCCGGTATTTCTCCAGGTCCTTCGCTCCCGTCTTGTAGTCCACGATGACCCAGCCGTCCTCCTCCTCAAACACCAGGTCCATGACGCCAGACTCCAGCACAGGACCACGGGGCTTATCCTTTTTCAGCCGAGTGTAAGGGACTTCACGCAGCACCTGTTTCGCACTCCCGGCTTTCGCCCAGATATCCGAAGCTGTTACGGACTGGATGGTCCTCACGGCCTCATCTGCGTGATCTGCCGAAAGCTCGGCGTCCAGCAGGAAGCTCACAGCGAGGTTCTTCAAGGTGCCTGGATCGTCGGCGGTGGCCTTATCCCCTGCCGCCTCCAGGAGCTTGTGGATGACGGTGCCCCACTCGGTGCCATGCTCCCCTGACGGCGTCCCCTGGACTCCGGAAGTCCGGGCAGCGAGCCGCGACGGGAACTCCTTGTCCCATGTTTTTGCTTTCAGCACGGTCCACTTTCCGGTGTACACGGACGGGTCCCCGTCGTCGTCCGGTCCCAGGGCCGCTTCCAACAGGGCCGGCGGCTCGAGGTCTTCCGGGTCGTCAAGGGGCAGGGCATCGGCCAGGTAATCGTTAAACGCGGTCCACGGATGTGAGCCGCCCATGCCCTCCATGTGGGAAACGACCAGCATACTGCCCGCGCGGGTGGCCGCCACATAAAGAAGGCGCGTCAGCTCCGCTTCCAGGAAAGCTGTTTCCC from the bacterium genome contains:
- a CDS encoding transposase, which translates into the protein MARSLRIEFEGALYHIINRGVGRMTIFHSEKDWMKFLVFQERVIKQFNWTCHAYCLMGNHYLLIETPDPNLSRGMKILNQLYSQFYNWKYQRTGTVFQDRYKAWLVEKEEKFLDNSRYIVNNPVEAKIVQHPSDGPYSSFRATRGLEKPPAYLETDFLLGHFSSSRKKAHNMYEEFVLAGIGMESPLKEAKNQIFIGSDSFIRETMLKVRDPDTLQSLPRGQKMAGRPALNELFNDKVMGSRKKRNNRIKAAFEEYQYPLKEIGEHLKLNPNYLSRLLGDMRKK